One window of Magallana gigas chromosome 2, xbMagGiga1.1, whole genome shotgun sequence genomic DNA carries:
- the LOC105318330 gene encoding uncharacterized protein, whose product MQTSSIVASVAISCLLNSVWDIFKDAASDCHLPETNSSQLYDLKLQILKNEKVITETLQGNITALEAKVTHTRETTMEECQKVAQNSVQTNKTQMLALREMQEKQLKYIADQENRLHLKDVTIANIEKKIDFLESKVLEFTNSPNEGTSTGESSWFLIPFAQQSQAYLPVTLFILSLGEFVLLLLVCLPRRVKPVSPAPHVTIDTIQNGKPKRSRRDK is encoded by the exons ATGCAGACTAGCTC AATCGTAGCGTCCGTGGCAATAAGTTGTCTCTTGAATTCAGTTTGGGACATTTTCAAAGACGCGGCCAGTGATTGTCATTTACCAGAGACGAACTCAAGTCAACTGTATGATTTGAAACTACAAATCCTCAAGAATGAAAAAGTTATCACCGAAACATTACAAGGAAATATTACAGCTTTGGAGGCGAAGGTAACACATACACGTGAAACAACGATGGAAGAGTGCCAAAAGGTCGCACAGAATTCAGTGCAGACGAACAAAACACAGATGCTTGCCTTGCGAGAAATGCAAGAGAAACAACTTAAGTATATTGCAGATCAAG AGAACAGACTTCACCTAAAGGATGTTACTATTGCTaacattgaaaagaaaatagattttttggAAAGTAAAGTCTTAGAATTTACAAATTCACCAAATGAAGGCACAAGCACAGGTGAATCTTCATGGTTCCTGATCCCATTTGCTCAACAGTCACAGG CATACCTACCAGTTACATTATTCATACTGTCACTTGGCGAGTTTGTTCTCTTGTTGCTGGTATGTTTGCCCAGGAGGGTCAAACCAGTTTCCCCAGCTCCGCACGTGACAATAGACACCATACAGAATGGTAAACCAAAACGTTCACGAAGGGACaagtaa